AGTTGCCCGCGAGGGCATGCAAAACGGCGTGAACATTCTGGCCAACGCCGTCAAGGTCACTCTCGGTCCCAAGGGCCGCAATGTCATGCTGGAAAAAACCTGGGGAGCCCCCCAGGTCACCAAAGACGGTGTCACCGTCGCTGAAAAGATCGACCTGGAAGACAAACTCGAAAACATGGGTGCCCAGATGGTCAAGGAAGTTGCTTCCAAGACCAACGAAATCGCCGGTGACGGAACCACCACTGCCACCGTGCTGGCACAGTCCATTTTCAACGAAGGCGTGAAGCTGCTGGCCGCTGGCCGCAACCCCATGTCCATCAAACGCGGCATCGACGTTGCGGTTGAAGCGCTGGTCAAAGAATTGGATTCGCTGTCCACACCGATCAAAAAAAGCTCTGAAATCGCTCAAATCGGTGCCATTTCCGCCAACAACGACATGACCATCGGTGAAATTCTGGCCGAGGCCGTGGAACGTGTTGGTGACAACGGCGTCATCACTGTCGAGGAATCTCAGGGGCTGTCCACCCATCTGGACGTTGTTGAAGGTATGCAGTGGGATCAGGGTTACCTCTCCCCGTACTTTATCAACGACGGCGACAAGCAGTCAGCGGTATACGAAAATCCGTTCATCCTGTTGTCCGAAGGAAAAATCTCCAACATCAAGCCGCTGGTTCCCATTTTGGAAGCCGTGGCCAAAGCCGGTCGCCCGCTGCTCATCGTCGCCGAGACGATCGAAAACGAGGCCCTTGCAGGTCTGACCATCAACGCCATGCGCGGCTCCCTGAAAGTCTGTGCCGTCAAGGCCCCGGGTTTTGGCGACCGCCGCAAGGACATGATCCGCGACATCGCCATCATGACCGGTGCGAACCCTGTCTCCGAAGACACAGCCGTGACACTGGAATCCATCCAGCCCAATGACTTTGGTACCGCCAAAAAAGTGGTTGT
This sequence is a window from Pseudodesulfovibrio sp. JC047. Protein-coding genes within it:
- the groL gene encoding chaperonin GroEL (60 kDa chaperone family; promotes refolding of misfolded polypeptides especially under stressful conditions; forms two stacked rings of heptamers to form a barrel-shaped 14mer; ends can be capped by GroES; misfolded proteins enter the barrel where they are refolded when GroES binds), which gives rise to MAKAIDYKAVAREGMQNGVNILANAVKVTLGPKGRNVMLEKTWGAPQVTKDGVTVAEKIDLEDKLENMGAQMVKEVASKTNEIAGDGTTTATVLAQSIFNEGVKLLAAGRNPMSIKRGIDVAVEALVKELDSLSTPIKKSSEIAQIGAISANNDMTIGEILAEAVERVGDNGVITVEESQGLSTHLDVVEGMQWDQGYLSPYFINDGDKQSAVYENPFILLSEGKISNIKPLVPILEAVAKAGRPLLIVAETIENEALAGLTINAMRGSLKVCAVKAPGFGDRRKDMIRDIAIMTGANPVSEDTAVTLESIQPNDFGTAKKVVVDKNTTLIVDGAGDKDVVARRCEEIMNMVNNASSDYDREKLQERLAKMVGGVAVVKVGAPTEIEMKERKDRVDDALNATRAAVDEGVVAGGGTALVRAGKALASLKGENDTEQAGIDIVARAIEEPLRQIANNCGLEGTVIVEKVKALKGNNGFNAATGEYDDLVKAGVIDPKKVTRIALQNAASVSSMLLTTECAISEAVVEDED